In Paucidesulfovibrio gracilis DSM 16080, the DNA window CCGCAGCAGGGACACGGCTCCGTGGTCACGGCCAGGGCCGAGGAACCCATGCGCTGACGCACCAGCTCCATCAACCCGAACTCGGAGATGCGGCCCACCACGGTGCGCGCCCGGTCGGACTTGAGTGCCTGGCGCATGGTCTTTTCCACCTCGCGGCAGTCCTTGGGATTCTTCATCTCGATGAAGTCGATGACCACCTGGCCGCCGATGTCGCGCAGCCGGAGCTGCTTGGCGATTTCCTCGGCCGCCTCCATGTTCGTCTTGAGCACCATTTTTTGAAAATTGCGCTCCCCGGAAATCTTGCCGGAGTTGATGTCCACGGCGGTGAGCGCCTCGGCCGCGTCGAACACGAGCTGGCCGCCGGAGGGCAAGGTCACTTCCCGGGAATAAATTTCCTCGATCTGGCGGTGCAGGTTGAACCGCTCCCAAAGGCTTTTTTCCGGATCACTGTGCAGGCGCAGGTTCAATGCGGTGCGGGGGAAGGCCAGACGCATGAATTCCTTGATGCTGCCTTCCACCTGCTTGTCGTCCACCCATACCTCGCTCATATCCGTGGAAAGGTAATCGCGCACGGCCCGGGTGGCCAATTCCATTTCCTGATAGATCAGGGCCGGGGTCTTGGCGGCCATGCCCCGCTTTTTGATGTCGTTCCACAATCGGCTGAGGTACTTGTAGTCCCTGGTGAGATCCTGCTTGTTGCGGCCCACGCCCGCGGTGCGCACGATCAGGCCCACGCCTTCTTCGGTCTTGACCTGCTCAATGATTTTTTTCAGGCGGGCGCGTTCCTTTTCATCCTCGATCTTGCGGGAGATGCCCACC includes these proteins:
- a CDS encoding Rne/Rng family ribonuclease, with translation MTKKRQKMFISSLPGEQVEVVIAEEGKVMEYYVEMAHMAKTKGNIYKGYIHNIDVGLQAAFINYGAERNGFLQIDEVHPEYYQGGYKLQKGQKYPPIQHVLRPGQEMLVQVVKEPTGKKGAFLSSYLSLPGRFFVYTIGRGQVGISRKIEDEKERARLKKIIEQVKTEEGVGLIVRTAGVGRNKQDLTRDYKYLSRLWNDIKKRGMAAKTPALIYQEMELATRAVRDYLSTDMSEVWVDDKQVEGSIKEFMRLAFPRTALNLRLHSDPEKSLWERFNLHRQIEEIYSREVTLPSGGQLVFDAAEALTAVDINSGKISGERNFQKMVLKTNMEAAEEIAKQLRLRDIGGQVVIDFIEMKNPKDCREVEKTMRQALKSDRARTVVGRISEFGLMELVRQRMGSSALAVTTEPCPCCGGTGLRRNMEWQCLQVIKDMYRQLRKPGHPSPLVMRLGEELALYMLNHKREQLLELERLFETRIDLLMDRPISD